A window from Tachyglossus aculeatus isolate mTacAcu1 chromosome 20, mTacAcu1.pri, whole genome shotgun sequence encodes these proteins:
- the GPR83 gene encoding probable G-protein coupled receptor 83 isoform X1: MITRLTWLFLPSLLQAFERPEIFPRNGSVEGTLEFPNISAAFSWNNHTFSAWQNLVDRKRQEADPQNPAVKVLLIVAYSFIIVFSLFGNVLVCHVVIKNKRMHSATSLFIVNLAVADLMITLLNTPFTLVRFVKSTWFFGKGMCHVSRFAQYCSLHVSALTLTAIALDRHQVIMHPLKPRMSTAKGVVYIAVIWIMATCFSLPHAIYQKLIFLKNRGHVFRSSCIPHFPEPADLFWKYLDLSTFVLLYLLPLLIISVAYAVVAKKLWLRNAIGDVTTEQYYALRRKKKKTIKMLVLVVVLFAICWLPLNCYVILLSSKTTNTNNAMYLAFHWFAMSSTCYNPFIYCWLNDNFRAELKALLSMCKKPPGPRECRLPSPLLSYRAAWPENGNFKRSQVSDNLPSTSNVRSGKTDISSVEPIVAEARGDPDDMESANQRTIWNENRTGL, encoded by the exons ATGATAACACGGCTCACGTGGCTTTTTCTCCCGTCCTTGCTGCAAGCCTTCGAAAGACCGGAGATATTCCCCCGCAACGGAAGCGTCGAAGGCACCTTGGAGTTCCCCAACATCTCGGCAGCCTTCTCCTGGAACAATCACACCTTTTCGGCCTGGCAGAACCTAGTGGAccggaagaggcaggaggccgaCCCTCAAAATCCCGCAGTGAAAGTGCTCCTGATCGTAGCGTACTCCTTCATCATCGTCTTCTCCCTGTTCGGAAACGTCCTGGTCTGCCACGTTGTGATCAAAAACAAAAGAATGCACTCCGCGACCAGCCTTTTCATCGTCAATCTGGCCGTAGCCGACCTCATGATAACCCTCCTCAACACCCCCTTCACTTTG GTGCGCTTTGTGAAGAGCACCTGGTTCTTCGGGAAGGGCATGTGCCACGTCAGCCGGTTCGCCCAGTACTGTTCCCTCCATGTCTCGGCCCTGACCCTGACAGCGATCGCCCTGGACAGACACCAG GTCATTATGCATCCGCTGAAACCCCGGATGTCCACCGCCAAAGGCGTTGTCTACATTGCAGTCATTTGGATCATGGcaacctgtttctccctccctcatgctATCTATCAAAAATTAATTTTCCTCAAGAACAG AGGACACGTGTTCAGAAGCTCGTGCATCCCCCATTTCCCCGAGCCGGCCGACCTCTTCTGGAAGTACCTGGACCTGTCCACCTTCGTCCTGCTCTACCTGTTGCCCCTTCTCATCATCTCCGTCGCCTACGCCGTGGTGGCCAAGAAGCTCTGGCTGCGTAACGCCATCGGGGACGTGACCACGGAACAATACTACGCCCTGCGCCGCAAGAAGAAGAAGACCATCAAGATGCTGGTACTGGTGGTGGTCCTCTTCGCCATCTGCTGGCTCCCCCTCAACTGCTATGTCATCCTCCTGTCCAGCAAAACTACCAACACCAACAACGCCATGTACCTCGCCTTCCACTGGTTCGCCATGAGCAGCACCTGCTACAACCCCTTCATCTACTGCTGGCTCAATGACAACTTCAGGGCGGagctcaaagccctcctgagcatGTGCAagaagccccccggcccccgggagtGCAGGCTCCCGTCCCCCCTCCTGTCGTACCGGGCGGCTTGGCCCGAGAACGGCAACTTCAAGCGGTCCCAGGTCTCTGATAATCTCCCGTCCACCTCAAACGTCCGTTCGGGAAAGACGGACATCTCCTCCGTGGAGCCTATAGTGGCT GAAGCTAGAGGAGATCCGGATGACATGGAGAGCGCTAATCAGAGGACTATCTGGAATGAGAACAGAACTGGGCTCTGA
- the GPR83 gene encoding probable G-protein coupled receptor 83 isoform X2 — translation MITRLTWLFLPSLLQAFERPEIFPRNGSVEGTLEFPNISAAFSWNNHTFSAWQNLVDRKRQEADPQNPAVKVLLIVAYSFIIVFSLFGNVLVCHVVIKNKRMHSATSLFIVNLAVADLMITLLNTPFTLVRFVKSTWFFGKGMCHVSRFAQYCSLHVSALTLTAIALDRHQVIMHPLKPRMSTAKGVVYIAVIWIMATCFSLPHAIYQKLIFLKNRGHVFRSSCIPHFPEPADLFWKYLDLSTFVLLYLLPLLIISVAYAVVAKKLWLRNAIGDVTTEQYYALRRKKKKTIKMLVLVVVLFAICWLPLNCYVILLSSKTTNTNNAMYLAFHWFAMSSTCYNPFIYCWLNDNFRAELKALLSMCKKPPGPRECRLPSPLLSYRAAWPENGNFKRSQVSDNLPSTSNVRSGKTDISSVEPIVAVS, via the exons ATGATAACACGGCTCACGTGGCTTTTTCTCCCGTCCTTGCTGCAAGCCTTCGAAAGACCGGAGATATTCCCCCGCAACGGAAGCGTCGAAGGCACCTTGGAGTTCCCCAACATCTCGGCAGCCTTCTCCTGGAACAATCACACCTTTTCGGCCTGGCAGAACCTAGTGGAccggaagaggcaggaggccgaCCCTCAAAATCCCGCAGTGAAAGTGCTCCTGATCGTAGCGTACTCCTTCATCATCGTCTTCTCCCTGTTCGGAAACGTCCTGGTCTGCCACGTTGTGATCAAAAACAAAAGAATGCACTCCGCGACCAGCCTTTTCATCGTCAATCTGGCCGTAGCCGACCTCATGATAACCCTCCTCAACACCCCCTTCACTTTG GTGCGCTTTGTGAAGAGCACCTGGTTCTTCGGGAAGGGCATGTGCCACGTCAGCCGGTTCGCCCAGTACTGTTCCCTCCATGTCTCGGCCCTGACCCTGACAGCGATCGCCCTGGACAGACACCAG GTCATTATGCATCCGCTGAAACCCCGGATGTCCACCGCCAAAGGCGTTGTCTACATTGCAGTCATTTGGATCATGGcaacctgtttctccctccctcatgctATCTATCAAAAATTAATTTTCCTCAAGAACAG AGGACACGTGTTCAGAAGCTCGTGCATCCCCCATTTCCCCGAGCCGGCCGACCTCTTCTGGAAGTACCTGGACCTGTCCACCTTCGTCCTGCTCTACCTGTTGCCCCTTCTCATCATCTCCGTCGCCTACGCCGTGGTGGCCAAGAAGCTCTGGCTGCGTAACGCCATCGGGGACGTGACCACGGAACAATACTACGCCCTGCGCCGCAAGAAGAAGAAGACCATCAAGATGCTGGTACTGGTGGTGGTCCTCTTCGCCATCTGCTGGCTCCCCCTCAACTGCTATGTCATCCTCCTGTCCAGCAAAACTACCAACACCAACAACGCCATGTACCTCGCCTTCCACTGGTTCGCCATGAGCAGCACCTGCTACAACCCCTTCATCTACTGCTGGCTCAATGACAACTTCAGGGCGGagctcaaagccctcctgagcatGTGCAagaagccccccggcccccgggagtGCAGGCTCCCGTCCCCCCTCCTGTCGTACCGGGCGGCTTGGCCCGAGAACGGCAACTTCAAGCGGTCCCAGGTCTCTGATAATCTCCCGTCCACCTCAAACGTCCGTTCGGGAAAGACGGACATCTCCTCCGTGGAGCCTATAGTGGCTGTGagttaa